In one Nicotiana tomentosiformis chromosome 6, ASM39032v3, whole genome shotgun sequence genomic region, the following are encoded:
- the LOC138894397 gene encoding uncharacterized protein, producing MGSIWIYSWTVRVFRQKELNLRQRKWLELLKDYDIDMLYHPGKANVVADALSQKSMGSLAHLDAYHRPLAKEVHRLASLGVRLADSSEGGVIVQNRAESSLVVEVKEKQYDDPMLVQLKEGINKHKTMCFSLGMDDGSTKIYHDLKKVYWWNDMKRNVANFVERYPVCQQVKDEQQRPGGLA from the exons atggggtccatATGGATATATTCATGGACCGTAAGAGTCTTCagacagaaggaattgaatttgaggcagaggaaatggctggagttactcaaggattacgacatcgatatgttgtaccatccggggaaggctaatgttgtggcggatgctcttagccaaaaatctatgggcAGTTTAGCTCACTTGGACGCGTATCataggccgttggccaaggaggttcatcggttggctagcttgggagttcgtcttgcagactctagtgaaggaggggtaattgtgcaaaatagggctgaatcatcgttggttgtggaagtcaaggagaagcagtaTGACGATCCaatgttggtacaattgaaggagggtattaataaacataagaccatgtgcttttctcttggcatggatgatg GTTCTACAAAGATCTACCATGATCTTAAgaaagtctactggtggaatgatatgaagaggaatgtggcaaaCTTTGTGGAAAGATATCCAgtttgtcagcaagtgaaggacgAACaacaaaggcctggtgggttggcataa
- the LOC138894398 gene encoding uncharacterized protein — MPEIPKYNGTTEPNEHVTSYTFAIKGNGLEDNEIESVLLKKFRETLSKGAMIWYHNLPPNSIDSFSMLADSFVKEHAGARKVATRKSDIFKVKQKDNKILREFVSQF, encoded by the coding sequence atgccagaaattcctaagtacaatgggaccaccgaacctaatgagcatgtcacttcttatacatttgCAATAAAAGGGAATGGCTTGGAAGAtaatgagattgaatctgttttacTGAAGAAATTTAGAGAAACCTTAtctaaaggagcaatgatatggtaccacaatttgccgcctaattccatcgattcattctccatgcttgcagactccttcgtaaaggaaCATGCCGGAGCAAGAAAGGTTGCAACTAGGAAGTCAGACAttttcaaggtgaaacaaaaagacaacaaaatattgagggaattcgtatctcagTTCTAG
- the LOC138894399 gene encoding uncharacterized protein, which translates to MKTLKAHGLDSGTLANISISKLQQKVQKIDQLREEVNMMKAETLGWKEGMDHFAAEKETALSQLSSVESQLRGMKEKNSIQAKQIEELEARLASELAKDKSEANKAKVEAEAIAVIYQADVEAAQVQARQAAETAQTRAHWIVELAKCQSRRETLEEIHARGFDLTDEIIKARECEDDAGALASSDDDDYADSNSGSESGEDLNGEEVAPGEN; encoded by the coding sequence atgaaaaccttaaaagctcatgggctcgattcgggaacattggctaacatttcaatctcaaagCTGCAGCAGAAGGTACAGAAGATCGATCAGCTCCGCGAAGAGGTCAATatgatgaaggcggagaccttggggtggaaagaaggtatggaccactttgctgcagaaaaagagactgctttatcccaattgtcatcggtcgaaagtcagcttcgaggcatgaaggagaaaaACTCAATTCAAGCAAAgcaaatagaggagctcgaggctcggttggcttccgaacttgcaaaggaCAAATCTGAAGCCAACAAGGCgaaggtcgaggcagaggcaaTCGCGGTCATCTACCAAGCTGATGTTGAAGCtgctcaagtccaagcgagacAGGCAGCTGAGACCGCTCagactcgagcacattggattgttgaactcgccaaatgccaatctcggagggaaacccttgaggagatccacgctcgaggtttcgatcttactgacgagataataaaggctagagaGTGTGAAGATGATGCTGGAGCATTGGCCTCCTCCGATGATGATGATTACGCCGATAGCAATAgcgggtccgagagcggggaggacCTCAATGGAGAAGAAGTTGCCCCGGGagaaaattag
- the LOC138894396 gene encoding cytochrome P450 94A1-like, giving the protein MRSVVLILNFYTFHADLGAEMRLMTEAGSEDVCASRMLTFDVVREYVKKRIAGKVEKFSMQNSSIDEGGDFFDRFITRALKYNVVVDEKFVIDTGINFILAGDDTLFSALIWFFWLVSSHPQVEKEIVKEIEEKDDDDLNEMVYTHASICESMRLYPPVPLELKQVTEDDVWPDGTKLKKGMTIFLHVLAMGRSTELWGSDCEVFRPERWLLKNSTTGNWNFIPRNPFTYPIFQAGPRTCLGKEIAFMQINLVAATILKRFQIVPLDGFSPIYNSSLTSKMKTGFPSVGYLIDLSKSMLNYNISHVDVVLSFQHNFQQMPWRFAISIQHVDNQK; this is encoded by the exons atgagatcagttgtactcatactaaacttctaCACCTTccatgcagatcttggagctgagatgcGGTTGATGACGGAAGCTGGCTCTGAAGATGTTTGTGCCTCCCGGAT GCTTACATTTGATGTAGTCAGAGAATATGTAAAGAAGAGAATCGCGGGAAAGGTGGAGAAGTTTTCGATGCAAAACTCTTCCATAGATGAGGGAGGCGATTTTTTTGACAGATTTATAACAAGGGCTCTCAAATACAATGTAGTAGTTGATGAGAAGTTTGTCATAGATACAGGTATTAATTTCATCCTGGCTGGTGATGACACGCTATTTTCAGCTTTAATATGGTTCTTTTGGCTAGTCTCAAGTCACCCACAAGTAGAAAAGGAGATTGTCAAAGAAATCGAAGAGAAAGATGATGATGATTTGAATGAAATGGTGTATACACATGCTTCGATTTGTGAAAGCATGAGACTATACCCACCAGTTCCTCTTGAATTGAAGCAAGTGACCGAAGACGATGTTTGGCCGGACGGAACAAAGTTGAAAAAGGGAATGACCATTTTTCTACATGTTCTTGCAATGGGGAGATCAACAGAATTATGGGGTTCGGATTGTGAAGTTTTCCGCCCAGAGCGCTGGTTGTTGAAAAACTCCACTACAGGAAATTGGAATTTTATCCCAAGGAACCCTTTCACGTATCCGATATTTCAAGCAGGGCCAAGGACTTGTCTTGGAAAAGAAATTGCTTTCATGCAGATAAATCTGGTGGCAGCGACTATTCTAAAGAGATTTCAGATCGTTCCTTTAGACGGATTTAGTCCTATCTATAATTCGTCATTGACATCTAAGATGAAAACTGGTTTTCCT AGCGTCGGCTACTTGATTGACCTCTCTAAATCCATGTTGAATTATAACATTAGCCATGTTGATGTAGTTCTTAGTTTTCAACACAATTTCCAACAGATGCCATGGAGGTTTGCTATATCCATTCAACATGTTGATAATCAGAAGTGA